A stretch of Shinella zoogloeoides DNA encodes these proteins:
- a CDS encoding FAD-binding oxidoreductase, with product MALADISSGARNEKGIAEALPRLAERFGARFQTGEAIRAQHAHTTTYIPAQLPDGVVFVENAGEVQAVVKVCAELKVPVVPFGTGSSLEGQVNAPHGGISIDFSNMKRVLEVNAEDLDCTVEPGITREELNTYLRDTGLFFPIDPGANASIGGMASTRASGTNAVRYGTMKDNVLAVTAVTATGEEIRTARRARKSSAGYDLTRLLVGAEGTLGVLTSVTLRLQGIPAVIAGGICGFPTLKDACDAVIMTIQLGIPVARIELVNTLQIKACNAYSGLTLPEQPTLFLEFHGNEDSVRLQSEEFGAIAAEYGGGEFQWTADAEERAKLWKARHNVYWAAKGLRPGYAVIATDVCVPISRLADCVAETERDIEEHGLLAPIVGHAGDGNFHVSLVFDDKDPAHVDAVEAFVGRLNARALAMDGTCTGEHGIGQGKQGFLPMELGGSVELMRQIKQALDPDNILNPGKIFSARAAQ from the coding sequence ATGGCACTGGCGGATATCAGCAGCGGCGCGCGGAACGAGAAGGGCATTGCCGAGGCGCTGCCGCGCCTTGCGGAGCGTTTTGGTGCACGGTTCCAGACCGGCGAGGCTATCCGCGCCCAGCATGCCCATACGACCACCTATATCCCCGCCCAGCTTCCCGACGGCGTCGTCTTCGTCGAGAATGCCGGGGAGGTGCAGGCCGTCGTAAAGGTCTGCGCCGAGCTGAAGGTGCCGGTCGTGCCCTTCGGCACCGGCTCCTCGCTGGAGGGGCAGGTGAACGCGCCCCATGGCGGCATCTCCATCGATTTCAGCAACATGAAGCGGGTTCTGGAGGTGAATGCCGAGGACCTCGACTGCACCGTCGAGCCGGGTATCACCCGCGAGGAACTGAACACCTATCTGCGCGATACCGGCCTCTTCTTCCCCATCGATCCGGGCGCCAACGCCTCCATCGGCGGTATGGCCTCCACCCGCGCCTCTGGAACCAACGCAGTGCGCTACGGCACGATGAAGGACAATGTGCTCGCCGTGACCGCCGTGACCGCGACCGGCGAGGAAATCCGCACCGCGCGCCGGGCGCGTAAATCCTCGGCCGGCTACGATCTCACGCGCCTTCTTGTCGGCGCGGAAGGCACGCTCGGCGTCCTGACCTCGGTCACCCTGCGCCTTCAGGGCATTCCCGCCGTGATCGCCGGCGGCATCTGCGGCTTCCCGACGCTGAAGGATGCCTGCGATGCCGTGATCATGACGATCCAGCTCGGCATCCCGGTGGCCCGTATCGAGCTTGTGAATACGCTCCAGATCAAGGCCTGCAATGCCTATTCCGGCCTGACCCTGCCGGAGCAGCCGACGCTCTTCCTCGAGTTCCACGGCAACGAGGACAGCGTTCGCCTGCAATCGGAAGAGTTCGGCGCGATCGCCGCGGAGTATGGCGGCGGTGAGTTCCAATGGACCGCAGATGCCGAGGAACGGGCGAAGCTTTGGAAGGCACGGCACAATGTCTACTGGGCCGCGAAGGGGCTACGACCGGGATATGCGGTGATCGCGACCGATGTGTGTGTGCCGATCTCCCGGCTTGCCGATTGCGTTGCGGAAACGGAACGCGACATCGAGGAGCACGGCCTCCTGGCGCCCATCGTCGGCCATGCCGGTGACGGAAATTTTCATGTCAGCCTAGTCTTCGACGACAAGGATCCGGCGCATGTCGATGCCGTCGAGGCCTTCGTCGGCCGGCTGAATGCCCGCGCGCTCGCCATGGACGGCACCTGCACCGGGGAGCACGGCATCGGGCAGGGCAAGCAGGGCTTCCTTCCCATGGAGCTTGGCGGCTCGGTCGAGCTGATGCGGCAGATCAAGCAGGCGCTCGACCCGGACAACATTCTCAACCCCGGCAAGATTTTTTCGGCCAGGGCGGCGCAATAG